The sequence ACTCGCTTACGCTCGCCCTTGACATCCTCAGACATAGTAAATAAATGTAAAATATAGAAATTTAAAGAAAGGAGAATCTAACTTAGAAAAGCTGAAAAATTGTCTTGACAATGGGGGGCATTATAGCTAAATAGCTTAAGCCTCAAAATTTAGTTGTTTCCGGCAAAATAGAATCCAAGCATTTAGGTTCTGTAAAATTTCCAGTTTATCATTGACAATGAGCCTCTGTGAACATGATTTGATGTCAGGGGCGATATGCATAACAACTTTGTGACATCGCCCTCATAAGGATATCATGTTCACTTCTCATCGTAAATGATTCGCTTCGCTAAATTGTAAATTCTTAAGTTCCGCAATGCTCGAAAGTTTAAGTTCCGAATATAATTTAGTCAAGAAAAGGGAATAAAAACAAATATTAAGGGATATTAAATAAATAATCTTTTAAATATAATTTATTATGTAGTAATTCAGAAGCGATAGTTGTTCGCTTAATTTAAGAGTCCGATTATCATAATTATAATTAAAGTCTAGTCAATTAAAAATCTAATTTATCTGAAAGGAGAGGTAGGTATACAATGAGTGTAAGAATGGGTATTATTGGAGCAGGAGTCTGGGCAAAGACACACTGCATAGCTTATCAGTTAGCTCCAAACGCTGAATTAGTTGCTATATGTGATATAATTCCTGAGAAGGCAAAATCTCTTGCAGAAAAGTATGGCGCTAAAAGGGTGTATACAGACTATAAGGAAATGCTAAAAGACCCCGAAATAGATGCGGTCGCTGTTGTAACTCCGGATTATGCACACAAAGAACCTGTTTTAGATGCAGCTGCTGCAGGAAAGCATATTCTTGTTGAGAAGCCAATGGCTACATCTTTGGCAGATGCTATTGAAATGCATGAAGCGGCAAAAAAATATGGTGTTATTCTCATGCCTGATTTTCATAACAGGTGGAACCCTTGCTTTGTAACAGCTAAAGAAAGTATAGCTGATGGTTCTTTAGGCGCTCCCAAATATATTTTTATTCGTCATAGTAATACAAAATATGTTCCATTTACTATGTTGAACTGGTCTGCAAAATCTTCTGTTTTATGGTTCCTTGGATCTCATGCATGTGATTTAGCCCGTTTTATTATGGAGTCTAATGTGAAAAGGGTTTATACTGTGTCAAGAAAGGGTGTTCTTCAAAAGGCTGGCATAGATATCCCGGATTTCTTTATTTCTATTCTTGAATTTGAAAATGGTGGGGTAGCTACTATAGAAAACTCCTGGATTCTTCCAGATGTATTGCAAAGTGTTGGAGAATTCCGTGCTCAAATTGTATGTGAAAATGGAATTCATAATATTGAATTCAATACAAGTGATTCCTGTGTCACATATACAGAAAAACAAGGCCGCGGACGTTCAAGAGATTTATATGCACAAAACGTTGTTTATGGCAAACTTAAAGGCTTTTGTTATGACAGTATACTCCACTTTTTGGATTGCGTTGAAAACGGCACCGAATTAATATGTAACAGCATTGATGGTATAGAAAATACAAGAACACTTGAGGCTATGTCAAAATCCCTTGAGATTGGTGAACCTGTTGAAGTTGTCCGCTAAGAAACCTGGAATACCAGAGTTAAGATCATAAAAGAACATAGTGCTTATGTAGATAACATCTAATTATTATATAAGCGATAAATAATATTGAGGCAAAATATGATTACATATTTTAATGCGCCGCCACCGAATCCCAGACTAAAAGAACTTATGCATGCCTTAATACCTGCAGTAATTGCTGATCAAATTGCGGCGACTATGTTAGGTATTGTCAACTCTATTATGGCTTCAAATGTAAGCAGTGTTGCTATAGCAGGAGTGGGACAAGTTGATGCTTTTAACAATATTTTTGTGATATTTTTTAGTGCTTTAGCCGCTGGTGGGACTGTATTGGCGGCACAAGCTGCAGGCTGCAACAACCATGAATCTGTTAATCATATAGCGACTCAGTCTATGACATTTGGTTTAGCAATTTCAACATTTGTTAGTTTGTTGATTTTTTGCTTAAGAGAACCAATACTTATGTTTTTATATAGTAGTGTTGATGAGTCTATACACAATGCTTCTATGGATTATTTTTTCTGGGCTTCATTATCTATACCATGCTCTTTTATTATCGCTCAAGGAGGAGGTTTATTCCGTGCTGTTAAGGATGCAAAAACTCCTATGCGTATTAGCATTCTAACAAATATTATAAACCTTCTTGCTGGCTATGTTTTAATTATAGGACTTCCAGGTAGAACAGGACTAGGAGCATGGGGAGCAGGTATTACTATTTTCTTATCACGTTTTATAGGCGCATGTTGGACTATTTGGATAATTAGATTTAAAGGCGCAAGTGTAAAAATCATACCTATAAAAAAATACCATCTTGACAAGTCAATTATACAAGATTGCATAAAAATTGGTGTTCCTGCTGCATGCGAAAATGGGCTATATTATTTGGGCAGGCTTGTAATACAGGTAATGGTATCAAAAATGGGTGCGCTTGCTATATCAGCTAATCAAATAGTCCTTTCTATTTAT comes from Clostridiaceae bacterium and encodes:
- a CDS encoding Gfo/Idh/MocA family oxidoreductase; the protein is MSVRMGIIGAGVWAKTHCIAYQLAPNAELVAICDIIPEKAKSLAEKYGAKRVYTDYKEMLKDPEIDAVAVVTPDYAHKEPVLDAAAAGKHILVEKPMATSLADAIEMHEAAKKYGVILMPDFHNRWNPCFVTAKESIADGSLGAPKYIFIRHSNTKYVPFTMLNWSAKSSVLWFLGSHACDLARFIMESNVKRVYTVSRKGVLQKAGIDIPDFFISILEFENGGVATIENSWILPDVLQSVGEFRAQIVCENGIHNIEFNTSDSCVTYTEKQGRGRSRDLYAQNVVYGKLKGFCYDSILHFLDCVENGTELICNSIDGIENTRTLEAMSKSLEIGEPVEVVR
- a CDS encoding MATE family efflux transporter, yielding MITYFNAPPPNPRLKELMHALIPAVIADQIAATMLGIVNSIMASNVSSVAIAGVGQVDAFNNIFVIFFSALAAGGTVLAAQAAGCNNHESVNHIATQSMTFGLAISTFVSLLIFCLREPILMFLYSSVDESIHNASMDYFFWASLSIPCSFIIAQGGGLFRAVKDAKTPMRISILTNIINLLAGYVLIIGLPGRTGLGAWGAGITIFLSRFIGACWTIWIIRFKGASVKIIPIKKYHLDKSIIQDCIKIGVPAACENGLYYLGRLVIQVMVSKMGALAISANQIVLSIYSIMTLVPNSYALVTQTIVGNFAGKGNKKECAAASYHIGKISLYTCLATLLFIMIFSRIICLAYTRDAEILNLASTALRVFATSLLFWARAVIPGSSLRAMGISWYPMAVNASTMWVFQVLFIAVIVIPLNWGVWGVWLGYGLSTAARAALYLLYEQKGKWLSNVKEQSGNI